AGTCAAATTTTGGTCAAGGGTAACACGAACTTTATTGTAGGCATAGCCTTCGATAGTCTCTTTTTCTTTCATCGAAAAACGGTCGTAGTAGATATACATACGAGGTTTAAGCCCCTCATCATAGCGTTGACGTAAGTGGTGGATATCCTGTAATAGCTGGCGGTCAGTGATTTGACCATGATTCTTACCGTCTGTCATCAAGTTAGTGATGGCAAGCGGTGTTGAAACGAGACGAAACTTATGACCGATTCCTTCATCATCTTTGGCTTTAACCTCTAAAAAGACCTTACTATCAATTTTGGGATTGGCTAGGTAGGTACGCATGCGGATTTTCTCTTGACGGTGATTACCATCTAGGGCATCTTGGATGACGTCAAAATTATCCGTATCAAAGTAAATATTTGAAATGGTAGATGTCGGATAATCATCCTCTACCAAATACTCCTTAAGATCAGTGAGCAGGTCCTCAAGATTGTCCTTTGAGACCACATATTTTGTTTCAATACGTTTAAAACGTGTTTCCAATTGTTTAACCATGAAAAAACTCCTTTTTTAGATAAGATACAAAGCCGTGAAGCAACTCTCAGGATAATAGGGGGACCAGTCGAAGGAGTTTAACTCCAAGCAGGTCCCATCTTTTCCCACGAGTTGTAGGCGAGTTCACTTAGATAAGATACAAAGCCGTCACTTCAAGATTTGGCTTTTATTTTTTAGTAGAAAATTAAATTGAGAGCAAAAGTACTACTATATAAAGTATTCATTTGCTTGCCTACTAGTCTATGGGACTTTTCTGAAAGTTTTCCTAAGTCAAACTTTCACCAAACTTAACTTAAGATAAGTTTCAGTTATCCTTT
Above is a window of Streptococcus salivarius DNA encoding:
- a CDS encoding polyphosphate polymerase domain-containing protein, encoding MVKQLETRFKRIETKYVVSKDNLEDLLTDLKEYLVEDDYPTSTISNIYFDTDNFDVIQDALDGNHRQEKIRMRTYLANPKIDSKVFLEVKAKDDEGIGHKFRLVSTPLAITNLMTDGKNHGQITDRQLLQDIHHLRQRYDEGLKPRMYIYYDRFSMKEKETIEGYAYNKVRVTLDQNLTYRDEDVSLFKGNHGFPLLDEDTIIMEIKAPGKKPDWLQAILDKHGLEEQKFSKYSCAYHKSQGLDYRPRPAQEKGAAAYV